One Nitrospirota bacterium genomic region harbors:
- a CDS encoding glycosyltransferase family 2 protein yields MSENLSKVSVCICTFKRPVLLGQLLRKLEFQRTDGLFSYSIVVVDNDLNKSAQDIVGSFKQASNLDIQYYLEPEQNIAHARNRAVENARGDYIAFIDDDEYPNSNWLLTLFKAIHEFRADGILGPVLPYYEITPPKWIIKGKFHERPSHETGSILRWTETRSGNVILRKSIFEDKDNWFREEFGSGGEDRDLFRRLIGKGGQFVWCAEAPVYEVVPPERFKRSFMLRRALLRGKTPYNHSVASYTKSLIAIPVYTLLLPFLIFIQHHIFMKILISYFDHIGRMLSLFGFNVIKEKYVVK; encoded by the coding sequence ATGAGTGAAAATCTATCTAAGGTCAGTGTGTGTATTTGTACTTTCAAGAGGCCGGTTCTTTTAGGGCAATTATTGCGCAAGTTGGAGTTCCAACGTACGGATGGACTATTCAGTTACTCTATAGTCGTCGTAGACAATGACCTCAATAAGTCGGCGCAAGATATAGTTGGGTCATTCAAACAGGCATCCAATTTAGACATACAATATTATTTAGAGCCAGAACAAAACATTGCTCACGCAAGAAACCGAGCTGTAGAAAATGCACGCGGAGACTACATTGCGTTCATCGACGATGATGAATATCCAAACTCCAATTGGCTTCTGACTTTGTTTAAGGCAATTCACGAATTCAGGGCTGACGGCATATTAGGTCCTGTATTGCCCTATTATGAAATAACTCCCCCTAAATGGATAATTAAAGGTAAATTTCATGAACGACCATCGCATGAAACGGGATCTATCCTGCGTTGGACAGAAACGAGGTCAGGAAACGTGATACTGAGGAAAAGTATTTTTGAAGATAAAGATAATTGGTTTCGAGAAGAGTTCGGTAGTGGTGGCGAAGATAGGGATTTATTTAGAAGATTGATTGGTAAAGGGGGGCAATTTGTTTGGTGTGCAGAGGCGCCAGTATATGAGGTAGTACCTCCCGAGAGATTTAAAAGGTCTTTTATGCTGAGACGAGCCTTATTAAGAGGTAAAACCCCGTACAATCATAGTGTTGCATCATATACGAAATCACTCATCGCGATACCAGTATACACATTACTCTTACCATTTTTGATCTTCATCCAGCATCATATTTTCATGAAAATCTTGATTAGTTATTTTGATCATATTGGTCGAATGCTATCCTTGTTTGGGTTCAATGTTATTAAAGAAAAATATGTCGTGAAATAA
- a CDS encoding NAD(P)-dependent oxidoreductase: MTGNDIIVNYSDPILITGSNGFIGSKVVETLLKNGYINLRCFVRPSSNMKALERIIGSYKNTKIEIIKGNLLTRNDCIHVAEGVRVIYHLAAGRGEKSFPDAFMNSVVTTRNLLDAVLQSKSLKRFVSISSFTVYSNNKIQRGGLLDESCELESQPHLTGEAYCYAKVRQEELVMEYGRKYHIPFVIVRPGVVYGPGNKGLTGRVGIGTFGIFIHLGGSNIIPLSYVDNCADAIILAGLKKNIDGEIFNIVDDDLPTSRKFLRMYKKNVGVFKSIYVPHAISYALCYLWEKYSQWSEGQLPLTFNRKRWSNYWKGNKYSNKKIKALLGWKPMIGFGEATKRYFEYQKLVGRNK, from the coding sequence ATGACCGGAAACGATATTATAGTTAATTATTCTGATCCGATTCTCATAACAGGGTCAAATGGTTTTATTGGTTCAAAAGTAGTTGAAACGTTACTCAAGAATGGATATATCAATCTGAGATGCTTTGTACGGCCATCAAGTAATATGAAGGCGCTTGAAAGAATCATCGGTTCCTATAAAAATACCAAGATCGAAATCATTAAAGGAAACTTGCTAACGCGCAATGATTGCATTCATGTTGCTGAAGGTGTTCGTGTGATATATCATTTAGCAGCAGGGAGAGGCGAAAAATCATTCCCTGACGCGTTTATGAATTCTGTGGTGACAACACGGAACTTACTTGACGCAGTATTGCAAAGCAAAAGTCTTAAACGGTTTGTAAGCATAAGCTCTTTTACTGTGTATTCAAACAATAAAATACAGCGAGGTGGCTTGCTCGACGAGTCGTGTGAGTTAGAAAGTCAACCTCACCTGACTGGTGAGGCTTATTGCTACGCAAAAGTTAGGCAGGAAGAATTGGTTATGGAGTATGGAAGGAAATATCATATTCCCTTCGTGATTGTCAGGCCAGGGGTCGTATATGGGCCTGGTAATAAGGGATTAACAGGAAGAGTCGGGATCGGAACATTTGGTATTTTTATTCATCTGGGAGGTTCAAACATTATTCCGTTATCCTATGTTGACAATTGTGCTGATGCAATTATATTAGCGGGGTTGAAAAAAAACATTGATGGAGAAATATTCAATATTGTGGATGATGATCTCCCAACAAGTAGAAAATTCCTCAGGATGTACAAAAAGAACGTAGGTGTTTTTAAATCGATTTATGTTCCTCATGCCATAAGCTACGCCTTATGTTATCTATGGGAAAAATATTCGCAGTGGTCGGAAGGACAATTACCGCTAACATTTAATCGAAAAAGATGGTCGAATTATTGGAAAGGCAATAAGTATTCAAACAAAAAAATTAAAGCATTATTAGGTTGGAAACCAATGATAGGCTTTGGTGAGGCTACAAAGCGCTATTTTGAATACCAAAAGTTAGTCGGGAGAAATAAGTGA
- a CDS encoding Gfo/Idh/MocA family oxidoreductase → MIKVGIIGCGKIADAHAEQIQRIDGAQIVGVCDKEILMAKQLYERFDIKSYYDDLGQLLEVARPDVVHITTPPQSHFDLGMLCLEAGCHIYMEKPFTVSAEEAAKMISFATEKKLKITVGHDYQFTHAKRRMRELIKNGYLGGTPVHMESYHCYELGSESYARALLGDKKHWVRMLPGTLMHNNISHGISSIAEFLSSSMPKVIAYGYSSPLLKNMHETDIIDEARVIISENECTSAYFTFSSQMRPVLHQFRIYGPKNALIVDHDQQTCIKVSGEKYKSYLEKFVPPVLFAKQYAANTLNNMKLFLKKDFHMKSGMKYLIEAFYGSILENAPLPISYKEIILTATIMDDIFVQMKSAPEYNIELSCQDK, encoded by the coding sequence GTGATCAAAGTTGGAATAATAGGTTGCGGAAAAATTGCTGATGCTCATGCTGAACAGATACAAAGAATAGATGGCGCTCAAATTGTCGGTGTTTGTGATAAAGAGATTTTGATGGCGAAACAATTATATGAAAGATTCGACATAAAAAGTTATTACGATGATCTGGGTCAGTTGTTGGAGGTTGCCAGACCCGATGTTGTGCATATTACCACTCCGCCTCAAAGTCATTTTGATTTGGGAATGTTATGTTTAGAAGCAGGTTGCCACATATATATGGAAAAGCCTTTTACCGTCAGCGCGGAGGAAGCTGCCAAGATGATAAGCTTTGCAACAGAAAAAAAATTGAAAATCACCGTTGGCCACGATTATCAATTTACCCACGCAAAAAGACGTATGCGAGAGTTAATCAAGAATGGCTATCTCGGAGGTACTCCTGTTCATATGGAAAGCTATCATTGTTATGAGCTTGGCTCCGAGAGTTATGCACGAGCGCTATTAGGGGATAAGAAGCATTGGGTAAGGATGTTGCCAGGTACACTTATGCACAACAATATTAGCCATGGAATCAGCAGTATCGCAGAATTCCTATCATCTAGCATGCCCAAAGTCATAGCATATGGTTATTCAAGCCCATTGTTAAAAAATATGCATGAAACCGACATAATTGATGAAGCAAGAGTAATTATCAGCGAGAATGAATGCACATCAGCATACTTTACGTTTTCATCACAAATGCGCCCGGTGTTGCATCAATTCAGAATATATGGCCCAAAAAACGCCCTAATTGTTGATCACGATCAGCAAACATGCATTAAGGTCAGTGGAGAAAAATACAAAAGTTATCTGGAAAAATTTGTCCCTCCAGTCTTGTTTGCAAAACAGTATGCCGCAAACACTTTGAATAATATGAAGCTTTTCCTGAAAAAGGATTTTCATATGAAGTCTGGCATGAAATACCTGATAGAAGCATTTTACGGATCAATTCTTGAGAATGCTCCATTGCCAATTTCGTATAAGGAAATTATTCTGACAGCAACAATAATGGACGATATTTTTGTTCAGATGAAATCTGCCCCAGAATATAACATTGAGTTGTCATGCCAAGACAAATAG